CTCGCGCCGGTGCGCAAACGGCTCGGCGAGCTATATGAGGCGAAAGGCGACACGCAGCGTGCGGCCACCAACTACCTCGCGTTCGTCGACCTCTGGAAGAATGCGGATCCCGAGGTGCAGCCGAAGGTCCAGGAGGTGCGCAAGCGACTGGCGCGGCTGAAGGACGTCGCGGGCAAATGACGGAGAGGGCTAGAGGGTAGAGGGTAGAGGGTAGAGGGTAGAGGGTTGAGTGCAAAACCTCCCCACCCTCTGCCCTCTGCCCTCCGCCCTCTGCCCTTAACCCTCTACCCTCTACCCCTCTCTCCTAGGCTGTGCCACTCTGCTTCGACTGGATCTTTTTCGCCATGTCGAGATGCTTTTGAACGATGGGTGCCGCCTTCTGAATCAGATCCTTCAATTGCTGATTCTGCGCCGCGGTCAGGGCCTGGTTTGCCGTTTGTGCCAGCTGTTCGTGATACTGGACCTCGTGGTCGATGTACGCTTTGTCGAAGTCCGCGCCGCTCTTCGATTCGAGGTCGCTCATGGCCGCTTTCTGCTTGTCCGGCATGTCGAAGTTTGCCGGTGGCAGCGGCGTCACGTTGAGTTTCTTGGCGAGCTGTTGTCCTTGCAGCCGCAGAGAGTGATGCTCTCCTTCCATGAGACGTGCGAACTTCTTCACGTCGGCGCTCTTGGTTTTCTTCACGGCCATGGCGCCGAACGCGCTGTC
This portion of the Gemmatimonadaceae bacterium genome encodes:
- a CDS encoding DUF4142 domain-containing protein, translating into MNVTHKIVAVSFGTLVVLSACKSKNESYGTVDTTKPAATATDTSHPAAAAAAPALTDPNIVAILDFANESDSAFGAMAVKKTKSADVKKFARLMEGEHHSLRLQGQQLAKKLNVTPLPPANFDMPDKQKAAMSDLESKSGADFDKAYIDHEVQYHEQLAQTANQALTAAQNQQLKDLIQKAAPIVQKHLDMAKKIQSKQSGTA